In Aspergillus flavus chromosome 3, complete sequence, one genomic interval encodes:
- a CDS encoding S-adenosyl-L-methionine-dependent methyltransferase, with amino-acid sequence MEPQLQTPHLLSLVEEIKDAALKECSSSRSATSHYRFLGLIDQLKYTVETPTETVLRLIYQPPQNAALRTVIDLNIFPLLLEHPINGLSATELSEYTGAERALIIRLMRVMAALGLCASIEPEVYLPTDKTIAMTQPIGRDGVPCIYDLTVPTLSKLPEYFREHHYLMPKEYTRSPMRWAVGQSQFEWLAQRKHHQALFNSYMSSRRQGKPSWFDVYPVERLTHGALEHDDAVFLVDVGGNQGHDLIRFREKFPDVTGRLVLQDLPKVIASAPAGEQVEAMAYSFLDPQPVKGARAYYFRAIFHDWPDYICHKILVNTISAMNAEYSRILIADFVLPDTGAALLQASIDIQMMSIGSGMERSERQWRELLGAAGLEITGIWSGSPGMESIIEAVPIRAASRL; translated from the exons ATGGAGCCGCAACTGCAGACGCCGCACCTACTGTCTCTGGTGGAGGAAATCAAGGATGCTGCATTAAAGGAATGCAGTTCTTCTCGCTCTGCAACGTCGCATTACCGTTTTCTGGGATTGATTGATCAGTTGAAGTACACGGTTGAGACGCCGACCGAGACAGTGCTGCGATTGATCTACCAG CCCCCGCAGAATGCAGCTCTTCGTACCGTTATCGACCTTAACATCTTCCCCTTGTTGCTGGAACACCCCATCAACGGGCTTTCAGCTACAGAACTATCAGAGTATACCGGCGCCGAGAGGGCGCTAATCA TCCGCTTAATGCGCGTCATGGCAGCGCTGGGTCTGTGTGCCAGCATCGAGCCAGAGGTGTACCTCCCTACAGACAAAACAATAGCAATGACGCAGCCAATTGGACGTGATGGCGTTCCATGCAT ATATGACCTGACCGTTCCGACCCTCTCTAAGCTTCCAGAGTACTTCCGCGAGCACCACTACCTCATGCCCAAGGAGTACACCCGATCCCCAATGCGATGGGCCGTGGGACAAAGTCAATTCGAATGGCTTGCTCAACGGAAGCACCACCAGGCACTATTCAACTCATACATGTCCAGTCGACGACAGGGCAAACCTTCGTGGTTCGACGTGTATCCGGTTGAGAGACTGACGCACGGAGCCCTGGAGCACGACGACGCCGTATTCTTGGTCGACGTAGGAGGAAACCAAGGCCATGACCTGATTCGCTTCCGGGAGAAGTTCCCGGATGTGACCGGCCGGTTAGTGCTCCAGGACCTACCGAAAGTGATCGCCTCGGCGCCAGCAGGGGAGCAGGTCGAGGCCATGGCGTATAGCTTCTTGGACCCGCAACCGGTAAAAG GTGCCAGAGCTTATTACTTCCGTGCCATCTTCCATGACTGGCCGGATTATATCTGCCACAAGATTCTGGTCAATACCATCTCGGCCATGAATGCCGAGTATTCGCGCATCCTCATTGCGGACTTTGTCCTTCCGGATACCGGCGCAGCGCTGCTGCAGGCGTCGATCGATATCCAGATGATGAGCATTGGGTCTGGGATGGAGCGCTCAGAACGTCAATGGAGGGAGCTATTGGGGGCTGCTGGGCTGGAGATAACCGGCATTTGGAGTGGGAGTCCTGGTATGGAGAGTATCATTGAGGCTGTACCGATACGGGCTGCTTCGCGATTATAG
- a CDS encoding putative GPI anchored endo-1,3(4)-beta-glucanase (Probable endo-1,3(4)-beta-glucanase AFLA_105200) has translation MSSSSFVWTVGSIALSSLITPTIADGSGSRYQLTEAWQGEKFLDHFKFFSGSDPTNGFVTYANQSYAESSGLIEVTESGSFYMGVDYKTKLSPNGPGRDSVRIESKEYYDEGLYIIDLQHMPGSVCGTWPAFWSVGPNWPYDGEIDIIEGVNKHEANEIVLHTSGSCSLSSENDMSGTMSSSECGESSGTIGCVVKGQTGTSGAPFNEKNGGVYAMEWTSSFVKIWYFARSEIPQSITEGNPDTTAFGTPMAHLQGTCDFGERFKSQKFILDTTFCGDWAGGVFGDSGCPVSDPSNPIQSCVNYVAENPAAFKEAYWEINYIKLFQTGTGHSTASIASQAETATAVVSKTVDSVPSVTSTPILETTAPAPETVSAEAPATSSAVPEPANPQTSVAGAETTAAPAPSPETTAAPASPSSDDSEGADAVSETTIYVTETTTICGASTQKGTIQTIGGGETEVSPASSTVESAATPAAPTPTSQEPVASLPGTTVNDGTPVPTDVSPETPAEETAGESGAPTPSAEQPEKPQPAATSIETGIVPPPVSNPAPTEQGTPEGASPVDATESRHVPDEPAPTSAAPIRSPSPSSWTISSSSRVALSSSFASTTSSASRTTSATKEATAPTETDSGASTGTNPESPVFTAGASKSVGISGLAGIVCGIAMAMLA, from the coding sequence atgtcctcctcatccttcgTGTGGACCGTAGGATCCAtcgctctttcttccttgatcACTCCTACGATCGCAGACGGCTCTGGTAGCCGTTACCAGCTGACTGAAGCCTGGCAGGGGGAAAAGTTTCTGGATCATTTCAAATTCTTCAGCGGTTCCGACCCAACCAATGGGTTCGTCACCTATGCCAACCAGAGCTACGCAGAGAGCTCGGGTCTCATCGAGGTGACCGAAAGCGGCAGTTTCTACATGGGCGTTGATTACAAGACCAAGCTCAGCCCGAATGGTCCGGGTCGGGACTCGGTCCGTATTGAGAGCAAAGAGTACTATGATGAGGGTTTATACATTATCGACCTCCAGCACATGCCGGGTAGCGTCTGCGGTACGTGGCCCGCTTTCTGGTCGGTGGGTCCTAACTGGCCCTATGATGGTGAAATCGATATCATTGAGGGTGTCAACAAGCACGAAGCCAACGAGATTGTCCTGCATACGAGCGGTTCGTGCTCCTTGTCCAGCGAAAACGATATGAGCGGTACCATGTCCTCCAGCGAGTGCGGCGAATCATCTGGGACTATCGGCTGTGTGGTTAAGGGCCAGACTGGTACCTCGGGCGCCCCATTTAACGAGAAGAATGGTGGTGTCTATGCTATGGAATGGACCTCGAGCTTTGTCAAGATCTGGTATTTCGCTCGCAGTGAAATCCCCCAGTCGATTACCGAGGGTAACCCAGACACGACGGCCTTTGGCACCCCGATGGCTCACCTGCAGGGAACCTGCGACTTCGGCGAGCGCTTCAAGTCGCAAAAGTTCATCCTTGACACCACCTTCTGCGGCGACTGGGCTGGTGGCGTATTCGGCGACTCTGGCTGCCCAGTCAGCGACCCCAGCAATCCGATCCAGAGCTGTGTTAACTATGTGGCCGAAAACCCTGCCGCTTTCAAGGAAGCCTACTGGGAAATCAACTACATTAAGCTGTTCCAGACTGGCACTGGCCATTCGACCGCGTCCATTGCCTCGCAAGCTGAGACCGCTACTGCTGTCGTGTCGAAGACAGTAGACAGCGTTCCATCTGTTACCTCCACCCCTATTCTGGAGACTACCGCTCCTGCTCCGGAGACAGTGTCCGCTGAGGCGCCTGCCACTTCGAGCGCAGTTCCCGAGCCTGCCAATCCCCAGACTAGCGTTGCCGGTGCCGAAACCACTGCCGCCCCAGCTCCGTCTCCCGAGACCACTGCTGCCCCAGCGAGCCCGTCTTCAGATGACAGCGAGGGCGCCGATGCTGTCTCGGAGACTACCATCTATGTGACGGAGACAACAACCATTTGCGGAGCCAGCACTCAGAAAGGTACCATCCAGACTATTGGCGGTGGAGAGACCGAAGTCTCGCCGGCAAGCTCTACGGTCGAGTCCGCGGCCACCCCGGCTGCTCCCACGCCAACCTCCCAGGAACCTGTGGCTTCGCTGCCCGGAACCACTGTGAACGACGGTACTCCTGTTCCGACGGACGTTTCTCCCGAAACTCCTGCCGAGGAGACGGCTGGTGAGTCCGGTGCACCGACCCCAAGTGCTGAACAGCCCGAAAAGCCTCAGCCGGCCGCAACCAGTATCGAGACCGGCATCGTTCCCCCGCCTGTCTCGAACCCGGCCCCTACTGAGCAGGGCACTCCAGAGGGAGCTAGCCCAGTTGACGCCACCGAGTCGCGACATGTCCCCGACGAGCCCGCACCCACGAGCGCTGCCCCCATCCGcagcccttctccttcgtcctGGACCATCAGCTCCTCGAGCCGTGTTGCATTGTCTTCTAGCTTTgcttccaccaccagctcAGCGAGCCGCACCACCTCTGCTACCAAGGAGGCTACCGCTCCCACGGAGACCGATTCAGGCGCCTCGACCGGGACTAATCCCGAAAGCCCTGTCTTCACTGCCGGCGCGAGCAAATCTGTAGGCATCTCGGGCCTGGCTGGTATTGTTTGTGGTATTGCTATGGCCATGTTGGCCTAA
- a CDS encoding putative short-chain type dehydrogenase yields MSHNPKNNPVLAVVGVGPGIGEAVSRHFASKGFSVALIARTEDKLRKIQDSINESYPNSAKYYVTDVRDESSVIKTFDSIKEDLGPVHVLIYNAGSRRIRPRTILETSSEEFENFTRINMFGAFFAAKCVLPDMLAAGTGTIIFTGATGSIRGSPGLSSFSPGKFGLRALSQIITREFQSKGVHAAHLIVDGPVQSDIIGGWLRKKWEREGEEEKLKEMHRYVMQPSDLAEIYWFLYTQPRSTWTQELDVRAEREEMFSKL; encoded by the coding sequence ATGTCTCACAACCCCAAGAACAACCCCGTGCTGGCCGTAGTAGGCGTCGGCCCGGGCATCGGCGAAGCTGTCTCGCGCCACTTCGCCTCAAAAGGGTTCAGCGTAGCCCTGATCGCCCGAACAGAAGACAAGCTTCGGAAAATCCAAGACTCAATCAATGAGTCCTATCCCAACTCGGCAAAATACTATGTCACCGATGTCCGGGATGAATCGAGCGTGATCAAGACTTTTGATTCCATTAAGGAGGATCTCGGCCCGGTCCATGTGCTAATCTATAATGCCGGGTCGAGACGCATTCGTCCGCGGACTATTCTCGAGACGTCGTCGGAGGAATTTGAGAACTTCACCCGCATTAATATGTTCGGGGCCTTTTTTGCTGCCAAATGTGTCTTACCTGATATGTTGGCCGCTGGGACGGGCACTATTATCTTTACCGGTGCCACGGGGTCCATTCGTGGGAGTCCTGGGTTGAGTAGTTTTTCGCCGGGGAAGTTTGGGCTTCGGGCGCTGTCGCAGATCATTACCAGGGAGTTTCAGAGTAAGGGTGTTCATGCGGCGCATCTTATTGTTGATGGGCCTGTGCAAAGTGATATTATTGGGGGGTGGTTAAGGAAGAAATGGGAGAGggagggtgaagaggagaagttgaaggagaTGCATCGCTATGTTATGCAGCCCTCCGATTTGGCGGAGATTTATTGGTTCTTGTATACTCAGCCGAGGAGTACGTGGACGCAGGAGTTGGATGTTAGGGCtgagagggaagagatgTTTTCGAAGTTGTAG
- a CDS encoding Alpha/Beta hydrolase protein, producing the protein MAYSILQIALATLLGYFVLVDAAIIQQTRAEAHPPKAKVQNGTYVGVHNDHYNIDYFLGIPFAQPPIGILRLAPPVSLNSSFSGTRNATNLQPVCVQFQLTAENKPQTATIDRAISEDYLTLNVYRPSNCGDQKLPVLVWIYGGGYTQGSNSDPRYNLTFIVNKSVKMGKPIIAVAINYRLNGFGFLGGPVIQEQGLTNLGLRDQRLALHWIQENTAGFGGDKSKVTIWGQSAGAGSAGSQLLAYGGRNDSLFRAAIADSDGPLAFKSPSNATQLQTWESILNLTGCSTASDSMACLRGVSSANLSYAVNASRGTFMPITDGGFVETHSSAQLLNGQFVQVPLLTGTNTDEGTNFVGSPSHIGALPTIAYPNDTSFLDYIGHGTGCSFLLYPDIPAIGVPHSHKGRLNSTFGSQYARVATFAGDFMAHRGRRLSAQMWFKYNVPVYTYRFNQWPIGGLPDTTGTTHFTEIPLVQDHEVQDGYRAPWYPAGSEFTSMDSDFYALARLMSKAPIPPLVTFFRCYLKTP; encoded by the exons ATGGCTTACTCTATTCTCCAAATTGCACTGGCAACACTGTTAGGTTACTTTGTTTTAGTTGACGCAGCGATAATCCAGCAGACAAGGGCCGAAGCGCACCCGCCCAAGGCGAAAGTCCAGAATGGTACATATGTTGGTGTTCATAATGATCACTATAATATTGACTATTTCCTGGGGATTCCATTTGCTCAGCCGCCGATTGGGATCTTACGCTTGGCACCGCCGGTCTCTCTCAACTCCTCGTTCTCGGGCACACGCAATGCCACGAACCTGCAACCAGTATGTGTCCAGTTTCAG CTAACGGCAGAAAATAAACCTCAGACAGCGACAATTGACCGTGCCATATCTGAAGATTACCTAACTCTTAATGTGTACCGACCATCTAACTGCGGAGATCAGAAGCTACCTGTGCTAGTATGGATATATGG AGGAGGTTACACGCAGGGCAGCAATAGTGATCCCAGGTACAACCTAACATTCATTGTGAACAAGTCAGTCAAAATGGGCAAACCGATTATTGCAGTGGCAATCAACTACCGTCTCAATGGATTTGGCTTTCTGGGTGGTCCTGTTATCCAAGAGCAGGGCCTTACCAATCTTGGTCTCCGGGACCAGCGCCTTGCACTTCATTGGATCCAG GAAAATACTGCTGGTTTTGGAGGGGACAAATCCAAGGTAACAATATGGGGCCAATCTGCCGGTGCAGGTAGTGCTGGATCGCAGCTACTCGCATACGGTGGACGCAATGACTCGCTATTTCGGGCTGCTATCGCGGACAGTGATGGTCCCCTGGCCTTTAAATCCCCTTCCAATGCTACCCAACTCCAGACCTGGGAATCGATTCTGAATCTTACCGGTTGCTCAACTGCCTCGGACTCCATGGCCTGTTTACGAGGTGTTAGTTCCGCCAACCTCTCCTACGCAGTCAACGCCTCAAGAGGAACCTTTATGCCTATCACCGACGGGGGTTTTGTGGAAACACATAGCTCCGCACAGTTGCTAAATGGCCAATTTGTTCAAGTGCCACTCTTGACTGGAACCAACACGGATGAAGGCACCAATTTTGTCGGATCTCCATCTCATATTGGCGCCTTGCCAACCATTGCTTATCCAAACGATACATCGTTCCTGGACTATATCGGCCA CGGCACTGGCTGCTCTTTCCTCCTATACCCTGACATTCCAGCTATTGGCGTCCCACACTCCCACAAGGGTCGTTTAAACTCAACGTTTGGGTCTCAATACGCACGTGTGGCCACTTTTGCTGGAGATTTCATGGCCCACCGTGGCCGTCGACTATCCGCTCAGATGTGGTTTAAATATAACGTCCCTGTGTATACCTACCGCTTCAATCAATGGCCCATCGGAGGGCTTCCAGATACAACTGGTACAACTCATTTCACCGAAATACCTCTAGTACAGGATCATGAAGTTCAAGATGGCTACCGTGCACCCTGGTACCCGGCTGGTAGTGAGTTCACCAGTATGGACAGCGACTTCTACGCCCTCGCTCGACTCATGAGTAAGGCTCCTATCCCTCCCCTCGTCACATTTTTCCGCTGTTATTTGAAGACTCCCTGA
- a CDS encoding putative NRPS-like enzyme produces the protein MGIPQYNESSDDAAANITDPEQLIARFGRLHVLDDLIRLRAADPVQLPILAYPKPSNDDEASYEYFTGQDLDCMVDQTMSTLIDCGFKPPRNDGAVVALFTLSDLNMVVTFFALSRLGYTVMMVSPRLSAAACVSLLDMVGCDTILYGQTPSIRATMGEILRLKLVACRPIIQRPSLDAPQETDVLVLHRTRNPEVQKQKIALILHSSGSTGLPKPLYLSHKAIMTHPMRGPGLTSFNSLPWYHLHGLSTALQAMYMRKTAYMWDASLPLTASSVTSALEAAKPESVQGVPYLLQLLVDSPKGLDALRQCKLVTYGGAPCPDELGDRLVAEKVHFGGSFGLTEAGLVAESLSRPSGDPFWNYVKFFENLRPFIWMKPVGTDLYECVYLAGHPALTASNSDEPPGSYHSRDVFTPHPTIPDRWKYVTRLDDRLTLVNGEKVLPLPIEGSIKQSPLIQEAVVIGVGKSVPGLLIFRSDEARSFTDEQYLDLIWPTVEDANSRAEQFSQISRDMITILPVGSICPRTDKGSMIRAQIYAKYADVIEEAYTKLEQTTDGTLKLDQSNTVAHVMRVCREELGFPISSPDSDFFSEGVDSLKAIHLRRLILRDFKITDSKTIGQNVVFETGSVSRLAEYIQAVQSGQDTEVEDEVSLMPGLIEKYSTFRMHTPNPSIVSNSRSVILTGATGSIGAHTLFKLLNDDTVSAVYCLTRREQPKEEILDALAKKGLEVMSFRTKKIIALNSALDKPDLGVGKEMLAEMQRSVSLIIHTAWPVNFNLPLANFEPHIQGVYNLIQFSLSVHLPAPAVVLFCSSISTALGAPTSAIDEAPLDDLNSALEMGYGRSKLIGENIMSNARKSGARSFSLRIGQVSGHSKKGLWNDSEAIPLMIRSALTLKALPQLDTTCSWIPVDKLACSVLEIAKACSVNTLEDSGGDATTSQHIDDTIYNLSNPRVFTWSDLLDALRRSGFDFQTVPFHSWLQMLRDSESRGEETINPAVKLADHYEAMYGEEAPPPKTFVTEKAERDSNTLRNGRLRIIQDGILNRYAQDWLRRWKTT, from the exons ATGGGAATTCCTCAGTATAACGAGTCATCAGACGATGCTGCTGCAAATATCACAGACCCGGAGCAATTGATCGCACGCTTCGGTCGTCTTCATGTCCTAGATGACCTCATCCGCTTAAGGGCAGCAGATCCTGTCCAGCTTCCCATCCTAGCCTATCCGAAGCCGTCTAACGATGATGAGGCTTCTTATGAATACTTCACTGGGCAGGACCTAGACTGCATGGTCGACCAAACCATGTCCACATTAATCGATTGTGGTTTCAAACCA CCTCGCAATGATGGAGCTGTGGTCGCCCTGTTCACCCTGTCGGATCTCAACATGGTGGTTACCTTCTTCGCGCTTAGCAGATTAGGGTACACGGTTATGATGGTCTCTCCACGGCTGTCTGCTGCGGCGTGCGTATCACTCCTGGACATGGTCGGCTGCGACACGATCCTCTATGGGCAAACACCAAGCATCCGTGCCACGATGGGTGAAATTCTCCGTCTGAAATTAGTCGCATGTCGGCCGATCATTCAAAGACCGTCTCTGGATGCCCCCCAAGAGACTGACGTCTTGGTCCTACACCGAACCCGGAACCCAGAAgtacaaaaacaaaagatcGCTTTAATCCTCCACTCCTCTGGGTCCACAGGTCTGCCAAAGCCTCTTTACCTCAGTCACAAAGCCATCATGACCCATCCAATGCGGGGCCCGGGCCTAACATCCTTCAACTCCCTGCCGTGGTATCACCTACACGGCTTGTCGACTGCCCTGCAGGCAATGTACATGAGGAAAACCGCGTATATGTGGGATGCGTCGCTCCCCCTAACAGCATCATCAGTCACTTCAGCGCTTGAGGCCGCTAAACCTGAATCCGTTCAGGGCGTTCCTtatcttctccaacttctcgTCGATAGTCCAAAGGGCCTCGATGCTCTGAGACAGTGTAAGCTAGTGACATATGGTGGCGCACCATGCCCTGATGAATTGGGCGATCGCCTCGTGGCAGAGAAAGTACACTTCGGCGGCTCGTTTGGTCT AACGGAAGCTGGTCTTGTAGCAGAGTCCCTCTCCCGTCCATCAGGCGATCCTTTCTGGAATTATGTGAAGTTCTTCGAGAATCTCCGCCCCTTCATCTGGATGAAGCCCGTCGGTACAGATCTATATGAATGTGTGTACCTCGCTGGTCATCCAGCACTGACGGCATCGAATTCGGATGAGCCCCCAGGGTCGTACCATTCCCGAGACGTCTTCACGCCACACCCTACTATCCCTGACAGATGGAAGTACGTCACCCGATTGGATGATCGACTTACCCTTGTCAATGGGGAGAAGGTGCTGCCCCTGCCTATTGAGGGATCCATTAAGCAAAGCCCATTGATTCAAGAGGCTGTTGTCATTGGAGTGGGCAAATCCGTCCCAGGCCTTTTGATCTTTCGGTCAGACGAGGCAAGAAGTTTCACCGACGAACAGTACCTCGATCTTATCTGGCCCACAGTGGAGGACGCAAACTCCCGAGCTGAGCAGTTTTCCCAGATCTCCCGGGACATGATCACGATCTTACCCGTTGGCTCGATCTGTCCCCGGACGGATAAGGGATCGATGATTAGAGCGCAAATATATGCAAAATATGCTGATGTGATCGAGGAGGCGTACACTAAGCTTGAACAAACCACTGACGGTACCCTTAAGCTAGATCAAAGTAACACGGTAGCTCATGTCATGAGAGTTTGTCGAGAAGAGCTCGGGTTCCCCATCTCAAGCCCGGATTCTGACTTCTTTTCAGAGGGAGTTGATAGTCTAAAAGCAATCCATCTGCGTCGATTGATCCTGAGAGATTTCAAGATCACAGACAGCAAGACTATTGGTCAGAACGTCGTCTTTGAAACGGGGAGCGTCTCCCGCTTGGCAGAGTATATTCAAGCCGTGCAAAGTGGCCAAGATACAGAGGTGGAAGACGAGGTGTCATTGATGCCCGGGCTGATTGAAAAATATTCGACGTTCCGCATGCACACACCCAATCCCAGCATCGTCTCAAACAGCAGAAGTGTA ATCCTTACCGGTGCTACTGGGTCCATTGGCGCGCACACGCTTTTCAAACTTTTGAATGATGATACAGTATCTGCCGTGTACTGCCTAACACGACGGGAGCAGCCAAAAGAAGAGATCCTAGATGCTCTCGCAAAGAAGGGCCTAGAGGTGATGTCTTTCCGCACAAAGAAGATCATCGCGCTCAATAGTGCCCTGGACAAGCCTGATCTCGGCGTTGGCAAAGAAATGCTGGCAGAGATGCAGCGATCAGTGTCACTGATCATCCACACAGCTTGGCCAGTCAATTTCAACCTCCCTCTCGCCAACTTCGAGCCTCACATCCAAGGGGTATACAATCTCATCCAGTTTTCTTTATCGGTGCATCTTCCTGCCCCAGCCGTGGTACTGTTCTGCTCATCTATATCAACGGCTCTCGGTGCCCCAACGTCCGCCATCGACGAGGCGCCTCTTGACGACCTGAATAGCGCCCTTGAAATGGGTTACGGTCGCTCGAAGTTGATTGGGGAGAATATCATGAGCAATGCTCGAAAATCGGGCGCTCGatccttctccttgaggATTGGTCAGGTCTCAGGACATTCAAAGAAAGGTCTTTGGAATGATTCGGAGGCCATACCACTTATGATCCGATCAGCCTTGACACTCAAGGCCCTTCCCCAGCTCGATACGACCTGCTCATGGATTCCCGTAGACAAACTGGCTTGTTCCGTTCTCGAAATTGCCAAGGCCTGCTCAGTCAATACACTAGAAGATTCGGGAGGAGATGCGACGACCAGCCAGCATATCGACGACACGATATACAACTTATCCAATCCTCGAGTGTTTACCTGGTCCGATCTTCTAGATGCCCTGCGGCGGAGTGGATTCGACTTCCAGACGGTCCCCTTCCACAGCTGGCTGCAAATGCTGCGCGACAGCGAGTCCCGAGGCGAGGAGACGATCAATCCGGCCGTCAAGCTAGCAGACCACTATGAGGCCATGTACGGCGAGGAGGCGCCACCACCGAAGACCTTCGTCACAGAGAAGGCTGAACGAGACAGCAACACACTCCGGAACGGTCGGTTAAGGATCATCCAAGATGGTATCTTGAATCGGTATGCCCAGGATTGGTTGCGGCGCTGGAAGACCACATAG
- a CDS encoding ClpP/crotonase-like domain-containing protein yields the protein MYVILTIEPDISLRIVVMEETVRLATARMIPAPPPVDIPKSYETLLLTDVKVSHHPEGAPVETPVVVVTLNRPDKNNAFSTHLMDAFEKLYPLFDVHERVKVVVLTATGKIFCAGADLKEPYKPAKERPLDFRDPGSRMALAIYRCRKPTIAALQGSAVGIGIAVTLPCAIRIACEQAKYGFVFARRGLTLESCSSFFLPRLIGYSHAMFLLTTGHMLPPTSLHFGSLFAETRPDPEQVLSRALELATEIAENVSLLAWHLNHALMWRNPGTAEGTHIVDSTVIYHMFDGRDMEEGTRSFLEKRKPHFTATLEDAPPNYPWWTEIDTGRRVRASKL from the exons atgTACGTCATACTCACGATCGAACCAGATATTAGTCTTAGAATTGTTGTCATGGAAGAGACAGTCAGACTTGCAACTGCCAGAATGATACCAGCTCCGCCTCCTGTTGATATTCCCAAGTCGTACGAGACACTTCTTCTGACTGATGTCAAGGTATCGCATCATCCGGAGGGTGCCCCGGTAGAAACGCCAGTAGTGGTGGTGACACTGAATCGACCGGATAAGAACAATGCATTCTCCACACATCTCATGGACGCCTTTGAGAAGCTCTATCCCCTGTTTGACGTACACGAGCGCGTCAAAGTCGTCGTGTTGACCGCGACAGGGAAAATCTTCTGTGCTGGCGCCGACCTAAAGGAACCGTACAAACCAGCCAAGGAGCGACCGCTCGACTTTCGCGACCC TGGCAGTCGCATGGCCCTCGCCATCTACCGATGCCGCAAGCCCACCATCGCCGCCCTCCAAGGATCCGCCGTCGGCATAGGCATCGCCGTAACCCTTCCCTGCGCGATTCGCATAGCATGCGAACAAGCCAAGTACGGATTCGTCTTCGCCCGTCGTGGACTTACCCTGGAATCCTGTTCATCGTTCTTCCTCCCCCGTCTGATTGGATATTCACACGCAATGTTCTTGTTGACCACCGGCCATATGTTGCCGCCCACATCGCTGCATTTCGGGTCGCTGTTCGCAGAGACTCGACCTGATCCGGAGCAGGTGCTTTCTCGTGCGCTAGAACTGGCGACGGAGATTGCGGAGAATGTTAGTCTGTTAGCATGGCATCTGAATCATGCGTTGATGTGGCGGAATCCCGGGACTGCGGAAGGAACTCATATTGTTGATTCAACGGTGATCTATCATATGTTTGATGGGAG GGACATGGAAGAAGGGACCAGGTCTTTTCTAGAGAAGCGAAAGCCACATTTCACGGCAACCTTGGAGGACGCGCCACCGAATTACCCGTGGTGGACTGAAATTGACACAGGCCGGAGAGTCCGGGCCTCAAAGCTGTAA